In Leisingera sp. NJS204, the following are encoded in one genomic region:
- a CDS encoding TIGR02186 family protein, producing MRKLLMSALTAAALALLPQSAAQAAKEEVVLGLSQDRVAITATFDGSEILIFGAVKRESPIPSEDPLEVIVTVSGPAPAVMVRRKEKKLGIWVNVDSVLVDSAPAFYAVATSAPFAQVLTDTEDLRFRVSIERAIRSVGAAMHIRGAQSFADAVVRIREDNGLYSLRENTVAVDEQTLFRTAIEMPADLTEGDYQTRIFLTRGGEVVSSYETTIDVRKVGLERFLFSMSREQPFLYGLMALAIAIASGWGASAAFSLLRNR from the coding sequence ATGCGCAAGCTGCTTATGTCCGCCCTCACAGCTGCCGCCCTGGCACTGCTGCCGCAGTCAGCGGCCCAGGCCGCCAAGGAAGAAGTTGTTCTGGGCCTCAGCCAGGACCGCGTTGCGATCACCGCCACTTTCGATGGTTCGGAGATTCTGATTTTTGGCGCGGTGAAGCGCGAAAGCCCGATCCCGTCGGAGGATCCGCTGGAAGTGATCGTCACAGTGTCCGGCCCTGCCCCGGCAGTCATGGTGCGCCGCAAGGAAAAGAAACTGGGCATCTGGGTCAATGTGGACAGCGTGCTGGTCGACTCGGCCCCGGCTTTCTATGCGGTAGCCACCAGCGCACCGTTTGCCCAGGTGCTGACGGATACCGAAGATCTGCGTTTCCGGGTGTCCATCGAACGGGCCATCCGATCGGTCGGTGCGGCAATGCACATCCGCGGCGCCCAGTCCTTTGCTGACGCGGTGGTGCGCATCCGCGAGGACAACGGGCTCTACTCGCTGCGGGAAAACACTGTCGCAGTGGATGAGCAGACCCTGTTCCGCACCGCCATCGAAATGCCGGCGGACCTGACTGAAGGCGATTACCAGACCCGCATCTTTCTGACCCGCGGCGGCGAGGTTGTGTCCAGTTACGAGACCACAATCGATGTGCGCAAAGTGGGGCTGGAACGGTTCCTGTTTTCGATGTCCCGCGAGCAACCGTTTCTCTATGGCCTGATGGCATTGGCCATTGCGATCGCCTCCGGCTGGGGCGCCTCCGCGGCCTTCAGCCTGCTTCGGAACCGGTAA
- a CDS encoding sulfite exporter TauE/SafE family protein, whose translation MQIYLPIAEVSVNAFLLLGLGGMVGVLSGMFGVGGGFLMTPLLFFIGIPPAVAVATEANQIVASSFSGVLAHFRRRTVDIKMGLVLQAGGLMGAALGVVVFNYLKALGQVDLLVKLCYVVFLGVVGALMFIESLNAIRKSKKAGGAAPAARRQRSWVHALPFKMRFRTSGLYISVIPPVLVGICVGILAAIMGVGGGFIMVPAMIYILGMPTKVVVGTSLFQIITVTAFTTMLHATTNYTVDIVLAVLLLVGGVIGAQIGTRIGVYLKAEQLRILLALMVIIVCVKLGLELLLQPAELYSLGAAGGH comes from the coding sequence ATGCAGATATACCTTCCCATAGCTGAGGTCTCGGTCAATGCCTTCCTTCTCCTGGGCCTCGGGGGAATGGTCGGGGTTCTCTCGGGCATGTTCGGAGTCGGCGGCGGCTTTCTGATGACACCGCTGTTGTTTTTCATCGGCATCCCGCCGGCCGTGGCGGTGGCCACGGAAGCGAACCAGATTGTCGCCTCGTCCTTTTCCGGGGTGCTGGCGCATTTCCGAAGGCGCACCGTCGATATCAAGATGGGACTTGTGCTGCAGGCCGGCGGCCTGATGGGCGCGGCGCTTGGGGTGGTGGTGTTCAACTACCTCAAGGCGCTTGGCCAAGTCGATCTGCTGGTCAAGCTTTGCTATGTCGTCTTCCTGGGTGTGGTCGGCGCGTTGATGTTCATCGAAAGCCTGAATGCCATCCGCAAATCCAAGAAAGCGGGCGGCGCGGCCCCTGCAGCACGGCGCCAGCGCAGCTGGGTGCATGCGCTGCCATTCAAGATGCGGTTCCGCACCTCGGGCCTCTATATCTCGGTGATCCCGCCGGTGCTGGTCGGCATCTGCGTCGGCATTCTGGCCGCGATCATGGGGGTCGGCGGTGGTTTCATCATGGTGCCTGCGATGATCTACATCCTCGGCATGCCGACCAAAGTGGTTGTTGGCACCTCGCTGTTCCAGATCATCACGGTCACCGCTTTCACCACCATGCTGCATGCCACCACCAACTATACGGTGGACATCGTTCTGGCAGTGCTGCTGCTGGTCGGCGGCGTGATCGGCGCCCAGATCGGCACCCGCATCGGTGTCTACCTCAAGGCCGAACAGCTGCGCATCCTGCTGGCGCTGATGGTGATCATCGTCTGCGTCAAGCTGGGGCTTGAGCTGCTGCTGCAACCGGCTGAGCTGTACTCGCTTGGCGCTGCGGGAGGCCACTGA
- a CDS encoding ABC transporter permease, with amino-acid sequence MDFLTIIQLLDSTVRLATPLLLACLAGLFSERAGIFDIGLEGKMLMAAFFSAAVAAVTGNVWLGLLAGIGSSLVLAGLHGVASITFRGNQLISGVAINFLAAGMTVLIAQDWFQQGGRTPSLISGGRFGPVSLPFADSLSGVPGLGPVYSELLSGHSILVYIAFLAVPATWWVLFRTRFGLRLRAVGENPAAVDTAGVSVVGLRYAAVMICGLLCGIAGAYLATALQAGFVKDMTAGRGFIALAALIFAKWRPWHAMGACLLFGLLQAVALRFQNIELGGITIPVQAMDALPYVLTVVILAGFVGKAIPPRAGGEPYVKER; translated from the coding sequence GCCGCTGCTGCTGGCCTGCCTCGCGGGCCTCTTTTCCGAACGCGCAGGCATTTTTGACATCGGCCTGGAAGGCAAGATGCTGATGGCAGCCTTCTTTTCCGCCGCTGTCGCTGCCGTCACCGGCAATGTCTGGCTGGGGCTGCTGGCCGGTATCGGATCCTCGCTGGTGCTGGCGGGCCTGCACGGGGTGGCGTCGATCACCTTCCGCGGCAACCAGCTGATTTCCGGCGTGGCCATCAACTTCCTCGCGGCAGGCATGACCGTGCTGATCGCACAGGACTGGTTCCAGCAGGGCGGCCGCACACCGTCGCTGATCAGCGGCGGCCGGTTTGGCCCGGTCTCCTTGCCTTTTGCCGACAGCCTGTCCGGCGTGCCGGGACTGGGACCGGTCTATTCCGAGCTGCTATCGGGGCATTCAATCCTGGTCTACATCGCCTTTCTGGCGGTGCCTGCCACCTGGTGGGTGCTGTTCCGCACCCGCTTTGGACTGCGCCTGCGTGCGGTGGGGGAAAACCCGGCGGCGGTAGATACCGCCGGCGTCTCGGTTGTTGGCCTGCGATACGCGGCAGTGATGATCTGCGGCCTGTTGTGCGGCATTGCCGGTGCTTATCTGGCCACCGCCCTGCAGGCAGGTTTTGTCAAGGACATGACAGCGGGGCGCGGGTTCATCGCGCTTGCGGCGCTGATCTTCGCCAAGTGGCGGCCCTGGCACGCGATGGGCGCCTGCCTGCTGTTCGGCCTTTTGCAGGCCGTCGCGCTGCGGTTCCAAAACATCGAACTGGGCGGCATCACCATTCCGGTGCAGGCGATGGACGCACTGCCTTATGTGCTGACGGTGGTGATTCTTGCAGGTTTTGTCGGCAAGGCGATTCCGCCCCGCGCTGGCGGCGAGCCTTACGTCAAGGAGCGTTAA